A single region of the Fusobacterium sp. DD2 genome encodes:
- a CDS encoding DUF3944 domain-containing protein, translating to MNYIYDEDLEFLKKCSNQELEGLFQILAYDPKNGHKRLTTSLLKSEEYQKYKEDYHMYWERIAGELQLYGGNTLVNIFRGKGVKYRQIIEHTARRLKLPIIGFIPTAELENAICEKLMLDLFSKMKEKDTEKFLSELALEDEDLKKIINSYNEIPWGKISVTVIRQAFKAGGMVTYRATLVFANLIWRHLFGRGLTFVANNTIAKILGGFLSGPVAIALNAWIIADLTGPAMRVVIPAVVLMSVLRQKYEMEDEE from the coding sequence GTGAATTACATCTATGATGAAGATTTAGAGTTTTTAAAAAAATGCAGTAACCAGGAGCTTGAAGGATTATTCCAGATTTTAGCTTATGATCCTAAAAATGGGCATAAAAGATTAACTACATCCCTTTTAAAATCTGAGGAATATCAAAAGTACAAAGAAGACTATCATATGTATTGGGAAAGAATAGCTGGGGAATTACAACTTTATGGAGGAAACACACTGGTTAATATCTTTAGAGGAAAAGGAGTCAAATACAGACAGATTATAGAGCATACTGCAAGAAGACTTAAACTTCCTATTATCGGATTTATCCCAACTGCAGAGCTTGAAAATGCAATCTGTGAAAAACTTATGTTAGACCTTTTTTCTAAAATGAAAGAAAAAGATACAGAGAAATTTTTATCTGAACTAGCTTTAGAAGATGAAGATTTAAAGAAAATCATCAATTCCTATAACGAAATCCCATGGGGAAAAATAAGTGTAACTGTTATAAGACAAGCTTTTAAAGCTGGTGGAATGGTTACATATAGAGCTACACTTGTATTTGCAAATCTTATCTGGAGACATCTATTTGGAAGAGGTCTTACATTTGTAGCTAATAATACAATAGCTAAAATATTAGGTGGATTTTTAAGCGGTCCAGTTGCTATTGCATTAAATGCATGGATAATAGCTGATTTAACAGGTCCTGCAATGAGAGTAGTTATCCCTGCAGTAGTCCTTATGTCAGTACTTAGACAAAAATATGAAATGGAAGATGAAGAGTAA